CGACGCGCACGACCCGCCCGGCCCGGCCAGCCTGCCGGCCGCGACCAGCGACGACGACGTGTTGCTGTGGATGTTGACCAGCGGGACCACCGGCACCCCTCGGGTGGTCGCGCAGACCCAGCGGATGCTCAAGGCGAACACCGCCAAGGGCGTGCTCGAACAGGGATTCCAGCCGGGGGAGTGCCTGTACGCGGGCACCCCGCTGTTCCACGTCTCCGGGATGGGCTGGCTCTACTACGCGATCTCCCGGGGCGCGGCGCTCATGCTGCTCCCGCAGTTCGACGCGGCGGCGGTGCTGGGCTGCCTGCGTAGCGGCGTGGTGACCCGGTGCCTGCTGGTGCCGAGCATGGTCGTCGCACTGCTCGACCATCCGGACGCGGGTGCGGTCCCCGCCCTGCGCAGCATCGCCTACGGCGGCTCCGCGATGCCTCCCGAGCTCGTCCGTCGGCTGCACGAGACGTTCGGCTGCGACCTGTACAACACCTTCGGCGCCGGCACCGAGGGGGGTGGCCAGACGATCCTGCGTCCGGCCGACCACCGTGCCGCGTTCGCCGGGCAGCCGCACCTGCTCGGCTCGATCGGCCGTCCGATGTTCGGCGTCGACCTGCGGTTGTGCGACGCGGACGGCAACGAGGTCGGCGTCGGCACGGTCGGCGAGATCCGTACGCGCAGCGACACGGTGATGAGCGGCTACGTCGGGAACCCCGAGCTCACCGCCACCAAGGTGGTCGACGGCTGGATCCGCAGCGGAGACATGGCCTGGCGGGACGACGAGGGTTACCTGTATCTCGCCGGCCGCGTCGACGACATGATCCTGCGCGGCGGCGAGAACGTCTTCCCGGCCGAGATCGAGAACGTGCTGGTGGACCACCCGACGGTCGCCGAGGCGGCGGTGGTCGGCCTGCCGGACCAGCGGTGGGGGCAGATCGTCGTGGCGGCTGTCGTCGCCGGGCCCGGTGCCGTGCCCGACCCCGACGAGCTGCGGGCCCACTGCCGGTCCCGGCTGGCCGGCTACAAGACACCGGCGCGGGTCGTGGTCGTCGCCGCGCTGCCGAAGAACGCGTCCGGAAAGACGGTCCGTGCCGCACTCGCCGCCGACCTGGCGGTGACCACGTGAGCGCCCCGGAGCACGGCGTCCCGCCGGCCCGACCGGCCGACCCGGGGGCCGCGTCCGGCGACACCGATGCGCAGGCGGTGCGGGTGACCCGCGACGGACCGGTGCTGACCGTCACGATCGACCGGCCGGCACGACGCAACGCGATGACCTATGCGGCCTGGGACGAGCTGGGCGCGGCCCTGAGCGAGGCGGCGGCCGGCGACGCCCGGGTGGTGGTGGTGACCGGCACCGCCGGGGCGTTTTGCAGCGGTGGCGACCTTGACGGCGGCGACCGGGCGCCGCATCCGCACGCGCAGCTCGCGGCCGTCGCCCGCACCTGTCAGACCCTGGTGTCGCTCCCGCAGCCGACGATCGCACAGGTCGACGGGCTCGCCGCCGGCGCCGGCTTCGGCCTGGCGTTGGCCTGCGACTTCGTGGTGGCCAGCAGGCGGGCACGATTCGGCACCATGTTCCTGGCCCGTGGTCTGTCGCCGGACTTCGCCACATCGTGGCTGTTGCCCCGGCTGGTCGGGCCACGCCTGGCCACCCGGCTGTGCCTACTGCCGGAGATCGTCGACGCCGACCGCGCCCACGAGTGGGGTCTGCTGGAGGACGTCGTGGAGCCGGACGAGTTGCCCGGACGGGTCGAGGCCCTCGCCGCGCGACTGGCGGCGGGCCCACCGATCGCGACCCGGCTCACCAAGCAACTGCTCCGCGACTCGTTCGCCCGTGGCGTCGAGGAGTCCCTCGCCGCGGAGACGATGGCCCAGTCGATCAACCGGCTCTCGGCGGACGCGCAGGAGGGGATCGCGGCGTTCCGCGAACGCCGTCCCGCCCGGTTCGAGGGGCGATGACGGACAAGTCCGGTGCTGCGGAGTGGACGGCGGGCCGTTCCGTCGCCACGATGTCCGACGTGACGGTGAAAGCCTCCGCGGTGAAGGTAGCCGCGTCGCGCGTGGTCGCAGCTCCGGCTCAGCCCCGCACCCCGGCCCAGCACGACCGGCGTAGTCGCGTCCTGGCCAGCGCCTCGGCGATGCTGGCCACGGGTGGCGAGGACGCGCTGCAGATGAAGCGGGTCGCCGAGGACGCGCGGGTGTCGCTGGCGACGGTGTACCGCTACTTCCCGTCCAAGGACCATCTTCTCCTGGCGATGGCCCGGGCCCGGTTCGAGCGGGCGCTGGTCCGGGTCCAGCAGGCCGACATCGACCTGGCCGGCTCGACCGCGGGCGAGCGGGTCAGCGCGTACCTGTTGCGGGAGTTCGCCGCGCAGCAGCGTCAACCGCACGTCACCTCGGCGTTGGCGCGGGTGCTGATCGGCACGAACCCGGACTACCGCGAGACCCACGACGAGGTCCAGCAGATGCACCTACGGCTGCTCTCGGTGATCGCGCACGGCCACGACAGCACCCCCGGGTACGAGGCGTGGATGGTGCTGCGGGTGGTGGCCGGCTGCTTCGGCTCGGCCACCCGCAACTGGATCGCCGGTCTGCTCTCGGCGGACGAGGCGCGGTTCGAGATCGCGCTGGCGTGCCGGTTGCTGGACCTGCCGCCGGAGTCGGTCGGCAGCAGAACCGGTTCTGTCTCTCCGTGACGTTGATCGCTGCGGCTGTCTCTGACCAGGCACTATCGGCGATATCGCGCGTTAACGCAACCGTTGAAAACCAGACTTGATTCTGGAACACTCGCCGGCTAGAACCCCCGGCGATGATGCGTGAGGTGCGGGATGACCAGCATCGAGGTTCGTCAGCTCGAGTACTTCCTGGCCGTTCACGACTACGGCGGGGTGACCCGCGCGGCCAAGGCCCTGCACCTGTCGCAGCCGTCGCTGTCCCAGGCGATCCGCAGCCTCGAACGGCAACTGCGCACCGACCTGTTCCTCCGGGTCGGCCGTGGCCTGGTGCTCTCCGCGGCCGGGCAGGCCCTGGTCGGCCCCGCCCGCCAGGTCGTCCGCTCGGTCGAGCGGGCGCAGGTCGCCGTGCAGCGGGTCCGTGAACTACACGCGGGGCAGATCTCCGTCGCCGCCGGGGCGGGACTCGTCGCCGACCCCCTCGCCCCCTGGCTCGGCCGCTTCCGTCGCAAGTATCCCGACACCGTGGTGCGGGTCGAGGAGAGCGAGAGTGACGACGGCGTCGCCGAACTCGTCCGCTCCGGCGACTGCGAGCTGGGCCTGACCGCCGGCCTGATCGTCTGCGACGAACTGGAGCAGTTGCTGGTCAGCGAACAACACGTCGTGCTGGTCTCGCCGCCCGGCACGCCCTGCTCGGGTGGGCCGGTGCCGCTGGAACAACTCGCCGGTGTGCCGATGGTCGTCGGTGACCGTCGGGGCCAGGCCTGGACGGACGTGGAACGGGCGATGGCGGCGCGGGGCGTCGCCGCCACGGTCGTCGTGGAGGTCGCCCGCACCTCCTCCACCATCCCGCTCGTGCTGGCCGGGGTCGGCTCGACGTTCCTGACCCTGCGCCTGGCGATCGAGGCTCGGGCACGAGGCGCGGTGGTCCAGGAGATCACGCCCGCGCAGGTCCGCCGGCTGCGGCTGCTCCGCCGTCCGGGGGACCGGTCGGTCGGCGTCAACGCCCTCACCGGCGTGATCCACGCCGACGCGAAACGGTGGGTCACCGCGCTACAGGAGCAGCAGGACCTCGGCCTCGGTCTGGTCGCCGCCGGGGCCGCCGTCGATGCCCGCATCCGCGACGCCCGCGCGGCCGCGGCGAGCCGCCAGGTCCGCCTCGCAAGCTGACGCATGCGCGTCGCCGAATGCGACCGATACTTCCCCGCTATGGGTGCAGTCGAACTAGGTATGCGGTAGACCGAATCGTACGTTGACCACCGCTCCCCAGGCCGTGACGATGATTTCGAGCACATTTCCTGTGACCCTCACGCATCTGCATTCGCAGGATTTATTCCAGGCTTTGGAGGAATTCGGTGGCTTCGACGATGAAAAGGCGCAGGGCGCTGGCGATGGTGGCCGCGCTCGCTCTCCTACCTCTTACCGCGTGTGGCGACGACGATTCCGGCACCACGGGTGCCGACGGCGAGATGACGCTCCGCCTCGGATTCGCCGGAGCGGTGTTGTCGCCCGGTGCCGCCATGTACACCTCGCTGCCCGACCTGCTCGGCTTCTGGGGCGAGGACAAGCTCACGGTCGAGATCACCCGGATCGAGGGCACCGCCGTGGCGCTGTCGGCGATGGTCGGTAACCAGATCGACGTCGCCGTCGTCTCCGGCGAGGCGGTCGTCCCGCCGATCTCCGAGGGACAGCCCTTCGTGATCCCGTACTCGCTGAGCCAGCGCGGCATCGTCGTCACCGCCGTGCCCGCGAACAGCGCGATCAACGGTCTCGGCGACCTGGGCGGCAAGACCGTCGGCGTGCCGAACCTCGCCAGCGGTGCGGTCACCTTCACCAAGGCCGGTGCGGCCGAGGCCGGCGTCGACCCGAACAGCATCACGTTCGTCGCGATCGGCACCGGCGCCCAGGCCGCCAACGCCATCAGGAGCGGTCAGGTCGACGCGGTCAGCGACACCGACACCTCGGTCGTCGGCTTCCAGCAGGCCGGGACCGAGCTGAAGCTGCTCGACAGCGCGATCAACGACAAGCTCGTCATCGGCGTCGTCGCGGCGACCACCACGTCCAACATGAGCGGAAAGAAGGACGCGCTGGAGGCGTGGGCCAGGGGCGTCGCCAAGGCCACCGAGTGGATGCAGGCCAACCCCGAGGAAGCGGTCAAGCTGCACTACCGCAAGTTCCCGGAGACCAAGCCCGCCGGTGACGACGCGGCGGTGATCGCCTCCGGCGTGGCCCAGGTGACGGCCCGACTACAGGCGATCAAGGCGGCGGACAACGGCGAGTACGGCTCGATCCGCCCCGACCAACTGGAGTACATCGTCGGCTACCTCACCGAGAACGGGCAGCTCACCAAGCCGGTCGAGGTCGGCGCGATCTACGACGGGTCCCTGATCGCCGGCGTCAACACCTTCGACAAGGCGGCCGTACGTGCCGTGACAGCACCCAGCTGATGGAGGTCAGCGTGACCATGCAATCCACAAGCGGACCGGGTGCCGTCGGCGTGGCCCCCGGGATCGAGGTCAGCGGGGTGTCGAAGACCTTCCGCACCAACGCCGGTGACGTGGTCGCGCTGACCGACATCGACCTGGAGGTCCGGCAGGGCTCGTTCGTGTCGCTGGTCGGCCCGAGCGGCTGCGGCAAGTCCACCCTGCTCCGGATCGTCGCCGGGCTGGAGACCAGCAGCGGTGGCACGACCAAGGTGGCCGGCACACCGGTCGACGGGCCGCGACGGGACTTCGGCATGGTGTTCCAGCAGCCGGTGCTGCTGCCCTGGCTGACCATCTTCCGCAACGTCATGCTGCCGGCCGACGTCGCCCGGGACCGCTCGCCCCAGGCCCGCCAACGGGCTGCCGACCTGCTGGAACTGGTCGGTCTCGACGGCTTCCAGCATCGTTACCCCCGTGAGCTGTCCGGCGGCATGCAGCAGCGTGCCGCGCTCGTCCGGGCCCTGATGAGCCGACCCAGCCTGCTGCTGATGGACGAGCCGTTCGGTGCCCTCGACGCCCTCACCCGCGAGACGATGAACTCCGAACTACTGCGGATCTGGTCGGAGACCGGCGCCACCACGCTGTTCGTGACGCACTCGATCGCCGAGGCGGTGTTCCTCAGCGACGTCGTGGTGGTGCTCTCCGGCCGTCCCGGCACGATCCTCGACCAGGTCCGGATCGACCTGCCCCGTCCCCGCACGTTCGACGTCATGGACTCGCCGGAGGCGTCGAGGCTGACCAGCCACATCCGTGGACACCTGCATGCACGAGGAGCGGTGGGATGACCGTGACCAGGAGCGAGCCCGTCCAGGGCGAGGCCGGGGCGACCGGTCCCGAGCAGCCGGCCGCGCGCAGGCGTCGGTCCCGGTCACTCGTGCGCCGGTACCCCACGCTCATCGTCAGTCCGTTGATCGCGCTCGTCGCGCTCACCGCCTGGGTGTCGGCCATCGAGATCTTCGGTGTGGAGCCACTGATCCTGCCGCCGCCGCTGGACGTGCTCGACGAACTGTGGATCATGCTCACCGGCACGGAGTTGTACCGGAACCTGCTGGTGACGGTCTCCGAGTTCGGTATCGGGTTCGTGCTGGGTTCGGTCTCGGCGATCATCGTCGCGGCGGTCCTGGTGCGCATCCCGCCTCTAGAGAAGGGCTTCTCCCCGTACATCATCGCCTTCCAGAACTTCCCCAAGATCGCCATCGCGCCCATGCTGGTCACCTGGTTCGGCTTCGGCATGGCACCCAAGATCGCGCTGGCCACCGTGCTGGCCTTCTTCCCGGTGTTCGTCAACGTCATCGTGGGACTCAAGTCCTCCACCCGCGAACAACGCGACCTGATGCGGATGCTGCAGGCATCGGAGTGGCAGACGTTCCGGATGCTGCGGGTCAAGGTGGCGTTGCCGTACATCTTCGCCGGTCTGCGGGTCGCCGCCGTGTTCAGCCTGCTGGGCGCGATCACCGGGGAGTTCATCAGCTCCTCCCAGGGGCTGGGCTACATGCTGTTGCAGCGCAACGCCCAACTGCACGTCGACGGGGTCTTCGCGCTGCTGGTGGTGATGGCGGCGATCGGCCTGGCGGTGCACGGCATCCTCGCGCTGCTCAACCGGAAGATCATCTTCTGGGAGGACCACGACCAGGCCAAACGGCCGGCACAGGAAGAGAGCGTCTGACCGATGCGGCGCACGTTGTTCGCACCGGAACACGAGGAGTTCCGGCACCTGGTCCGCAAGGTGATCGAACGGGAGGTGTCGCCGTACCACCAGCAGTGGTGCGAGGACGGCATCGTGCCCCGCGACCTGTTCCGCACCCTGGGCGCGGTGGGGGTGATGGGATTCTCCGTCCCGGAGGAGTACGGCGGAGCGGGCACCGTCGACTACCGCTACAACGTGGTGATCCAGGAGGAGACCGCCCGCGCCGTGGTCACCCTCGGCGGTCTGCGTACCCACCTGGACATCGTGCTGCCGTACCTGCTCGCCTTCGCCGACGAGGGCCAGCGGGAGCGGTGGTTCCCCGGGTTGGCCTCCGGTGACCTGTACACCGCGATCGCGATGAGCGAACCCGGCGTCGGCTCCGACCTCGCCGGCATCAGCACGGTCGCGGTCCGCGACGGCGACCACTACGTGGTCGACGGTGCGAAGACGTTCATCACCGGCGGGGAACTGGCCGATCTCGTGGTCGTGGTGGTCCGCACCGGACGGGAACCGGACGACCGCCGGGCCGGGCTCTCCCTGCTCGTCGTGGAGAAGGGCACGCCGGGCTTCACCGTCGGGCGTCGACTGCACAAGATCGGACTCGCCACCCAGGACACCGTGGAGCTGGCCTTCGACGGGGCGCGCGTCCCCGTCGCCAACCGGCTCGGGCCGGAGGGCGCCGGCTTCACCGCGCTCACGCACAACCTCGCCCAGGAACGCCTCGCGATCGCCGTCGGTGCCGTCGCGCAGGCCACCACCGCTCACGAACACACCATCCGGTACGTCCGCGAGCGGACGGTCTTCGGCCGCCCGCTCGGGCACTTCCAGAACACCAAGTTCGAGCTGGCCGCGATGGCGGCCGAACTGGAGGCCGGGCAGGCACTGCTCGACACGGCGGTGCGGGCGCACCTGGACGGGGAACTGACCCCGGCCGACGCGGCCAAGACGAAGCTGTTCTGCACCGAGATGCAGGGCCGCGTCGTCGACCGGTGCCTGCAACTGCACGGCGGGTACGGCTACGTCACCGAGTACCCGATCGCCCGGATGTACGCCGACGCGCGGGTCACCCGCATCTACGGCGGCACCAGCGAGGTCCTCAAGAGCATCATCAGCAAGTCCCTGGAGCTGTGACCCGTGCCGATCTACGCCCTCGGGGACCTGGTCCCCGACATCGACCCCTCCGCGTACGTCCACCCGGACGCGGTCGTGATCGGCCGTGTCCGCCTCGGAGCCGACACCTCGGTGTGGCCCGGCGCGGTGCTGCGCGGTGACGGCAACGAGATCGTCATCGGCGCGGGCACGAACGTCCAGGACGGCACTGTCGTCCACGCCAGCGAGCGCCACGCCACCCGGGTCGGCGAGCGCTGCGTCATCGGGCACCTCGCCCACCTGGAAGGCTGCGTCGTCGAGGACGACGCGCTCGTCGGTTCGCAGGCCGTCGTGCTCGCCGATGCCGTGGTCGGTGCCGGCGCGCTGGTCGGCGCGGCGGCGCTGGTGCCACCCCGCTTCGTCGTCCCGCCCCGCACCATGGCACTCGGCGTGCCGGTGTCGATCCGCGACACCCCGCCCGATGCCGACGTCCTGCGGATCAACGCCGCGCGCTACGTCGAGTCGGCACGCCGGTACCGCACCTCACTCCGCCGGATCGACTGAAGGGCAACATCGATGCAGCAGCAGATACCGGCGCTGGACGGGGTCCGGGTCGTCGAACTCGGCCAGCTCATCGCCGGACCGTTCTGCGGCCAGTTGATGGCCGACTTCGGCGCCGACGTCGTCAAGGTCGAACAGCCCGACCAGGGCGACCCGATGCGTCACTGGGGCCACAGCAAGAACGGCAGGTCGCTGTCGTGGAGCGTGATCGCGCGCGGGAAGCGCAGCGTCACCGCCGACCTGAAGTCCGCCGACGGCAGGGCCTTCGTCCTCGCGCTCGTCGCACAGGCCGACGTCCTGGTGGAGAACTTCCGACCGGGCACCCTGGAGCGCTACGGGCTCGGCTGGGACGAACTGTCCGCCGCCAACCCGCGACTGATCCTCATCCGGGTCAGCGGCTTCGGCCAGACCGGGCCGTACGCCACCCGGGCCGGGTACGGCTCGATCGGTGAGGCGATGGGCGGCCTGCGGCACCTCGTCGGCGACCCGGACCGGCCACCGAGCCGCACCGGACTGTCGATCGGGGACATGCTCGCCGGGATGCACGCCGCGTACGGCGCCCTCCTCGCGCTCTACGCCCGCCAGCGCACCGGCGCCGGCCAGGTCGTGGACGTCTCCATCTACGAGTCCGTGCTGGCCATGACCGAGGCACTGGTGGCCGACTACGCCATCGCGGGTGTCACGCGGCAGCGTTCCGGGGCCGTGCTCCCCGGCATCGCACCGTCCAACGTGTACCCGACCTCCGACGGCGACTTCGTGCTCGTCGCGGCGAACCAGGACACCGTGTTCCGCCGCCTCGCCGCCGCCATGGGGCGACCCGACCTGGCCACCTCGCCGGAGTACGCCACCCATGCCGCCCGTGGCGTACGCCAGCGCGAACTCGACGACCTGATCGCCGGTTGGACCGTGCACCACCGGGCCGACGAGATCCTGGCGGTCCTGGAGCAGCACGGGGTGCCGGCCGGCCGGGTGTACACCGCCCGCGACATGCTCGACGACCCGCAGTTCCAGGCGCGGGAGAGCATCGTGCGGGTGCCCGATCCCGACCTCGGTCCCATCCCGATGCAGAACGTGGCACCACGCCTGTCGGCCACCCCCGGCACGATCCGCTGGCCCGGCCCGGCGCTCGGCGCCCACGACGCGGAGGTGCGGGCGGCCCTCCTGCCAGGTGAGTAGGGGAGGGCGGTGCGGGTGGCGTCGCCGTTATGTGCAGGTCCGGCGGGAGTCCGGGTACCCTCGGGCGGGTGCGGATCATCGCGTTCATGGCTGTCCTCCTCGTCGTGCTGGCCGCCGTTGCGCTCATCGGAGGGGTGCTGACGGCGGGCACCCGACGTCGCCGTCACGCGGCGCAGGTGTCGGCGCGGTGGACGGTGCGCCACTACGCCATCCCGGGGCGTGGGCACACCGTGGTCGGTGTCAGCCTCACCGACGCCGACGGCCGGATCCACGGTGAGAACGTGGTCGCCCGCATCCCGGACGGCGCTCCCGACTGGCAACGCGACTTCGTCGCGGCCCGCCAGGAGGCCGAGGAGCGCGCCTTCCACCTGAACAGCGACCGCCCGCCGATGCTCGGGAGCTGAGGCCGTCGGGTCGTGCGGCCCCGGCCCCGGCGGGTCGACTAGCCTGCCTGCTCATGGAGGCCACCGACGACCGGCTGGAACTGGTCGTCGACCCGGCCCGGCCCACCGGGCGCACGCTTCTGGCCGGTGGCGTCGAGCAGTCGTACGTGGATCTCGCCGACCCCACCTACCTGCACTTCGAGTACGTGCGTCGGATGGCCGCCGTGGCCGATCTCGCCGCACCGGCCGGTGATCCGCTCGACGTGCTGCACCTGGGCGGCGGCGCGCTGACCCTGCCGCGCTACGTCGGTGCGACCCGGCCCGGCTCGGCACAGGTGGTCGTCGAGCGGGACCCTGCCGTGGTCGACCTGGTGACCCGGGACCTGCCGCTGCGGCAGCCCGGGGTCGAGATCCGGGTGGACGACGCGCGCGAGGCCGTCACCGAAGCCCCCGCCGACGCGTACGACCTGGTGTTCGCGGACATCTACCGGGCGGCCCGGATGCCGCCGCACGTGGCCACCGTGGCGTTCGCCGCCGAGGTCGCCCGGACGCTGCGGCCGGGCGGCGTCTACCTGGTCAACGTCACCGACCTGCCGCCGCTGGTCCTCGCCCGGGTGCAGGCGGCCACCCTGCGCGCGGTCTTCGCCGACGTCTGTGTCGTCGCCGACCGGCGGATGCTGCGCGGCCGGCGGTACGGCAACCTGGTGCTCGCGGCGGCCAGGAGCCCGGGTCGGCTACCGGTGGCGCGCCTGACACAGCGGGCACGCCGTGACCCGGTACCCGGCGACGTGCTGCACGGACCGACGCTCGACGTCTTCGTCGGCGGTGCCCGACCGCGCACCGACGACGCCGGGCACTGACACCCGGCCTTCTCCGCCAGCGTGACGCCTGCCCGTCGACGGCGTATTGGCAAGCAAGTGCTTGTGCAAACAGTGGCTTGTATTAGGGTTGGTGTCATGCCAGCCTCGCTCGTCGCACCCGGGCCTGACCTCGACTCGGCCTTCGCCGCACTCGGTGATCCCGTCCGCCGTGCCCTGGTGGCTCGCCTCGCACAGGGTGATGCCACGGTGGGTGAACTCGCCGCGCCGTTCGCCATGACCCCGCAGGCGATCTCGCACCACGTCGGTGTCCTGCGGCGGTGCGGTCTCGTGGAGCAGCGGCGCGAGGGCACCAAGCGTCCGTGCCGGCTCCGGGTCGACCACCTGTCGCAGCTCAGCACGTGGATCGACGATCAGCGCCGCATCTGGGACGACCGGCTCGACGTCCTGGCGCAGCACCTAGCCGACGACGGAGCGCCACGATGACCGCCCGCGCGGAACTGCACGGCGACGAACTGATCGCACGGCGGCGTCTCCCGGCGGCACCGGAGCGGGTCTGGGTGGCCTTCACCTCGCCGTCCGGCATCGCGGCGTTCTGGGGCGGTACGCACGCCACCGTGCCGCCCGAGTCGGTGACCGTCGACCTGCGTCCCGGTGGAGAGTTCGCGCTCGACACCCGTGGGCCGAACGGCGCGACCCGGCGGCTCCGGTTCGTCTATGTGAGCGTCGACGCACCGCACCGGCTCGTGTTCGACGAGTCCACCACGGGCCTGCGGACCACCGTCACCGTTCACCCGGCCGACGGTGGCGCGGATCTCACGGTTCACCAGCGCCGACTGCCGCCCGAACTGCGGACGGCCCAGGCAGCCGACGGGCTGGCCTCGATTCTCGACGCACTAGCCACTCACTTGCACCATTCCGATATCACGCCAGGACGGAGCACCCGATGACCCAGCAGACCCAACGCCACCTCGTCGCGGAGTACTTCGAGGGATTCCGGACGAGCGACCACCGGCGAATCCTCGCGACCCTCAGCGACGACGTCGAATGGGTCATCCACGGCCACCGCACCACCCACGGCAAGACGGCGTTCGACGGCGAGATCGAGAACCCGGGTTTCACCGGCAGCCCCGAACTCGACGTGCAGCGTGTCTACGAGGACGGCCCGGTCGTCGTCGCCACCGGCGAGGGACGTGGCACCAGCGTCGATCACGGGCCGTTCCGCTTCGCCTTCAACGATCTGTTCACGTTCCACGACGGGTTCATCGCCCGCGTCGACTCCTACGTCGTTCCGCTGTCCTGAGGCACGCGGTGCCGGGTCGATCACCGCGCAGGGCTGTGGAAGGTGGTGGTTGGCGAGTGTGGTGACCGACTGCCACCACACTCGCTGACCGGTGCTCAGGCGTCGAAACGGCTGGCCTTGATGCCCTGGACGAAGTCGGTCCACTGGTCGGCGGTGAAGGACAGCGTCGACCCCTGCCGGTCCTTGCTGTCGCGGACCATGACGATCTGGGACGGGGTGGCAACCTCGACGCAGTTGCCGCCCCCGTTGCTGCGCGTGCTCTTCTTCCACCTCAGTGCCGTCATGTCTGTTCCTCCGCGATCGATGCGATGAGCTTGCGGGACTGCGCTTCGGTCAGCGCCGGCTTCTCCATGGCGGTCCACGCCTCCCCGTACGTTGTGACCTCGCTCGGCTTGTCGAGGTACAGGGCACCGGTGAGACTGTCGGAATAGATGATCGACGGTTCGGTTCCTCCGTCGAAGTCGAGGATCGTGAACGTGCCGCTGGTCATGTTGCCCAGGTGCAGACCGACGGCGATCGGGACCACCCGCAGCGAGACGTTCGGCTGTCGACTGACCGTGACCAGGTGCTGTAGCTGCTCCGTATCCGCACCGCGCCGTAGGACGGACTCGTCGAGCAGTACGTCGAACTGTGGGGCACGGGGCGTGAGGCGTGTCAGGAGAGCTTGTCGACCAAGGCGCACGGCCACGCCTCGCTGTATCTCCTCGCGGGTCATCTCGGGTCGGGCCACCTCGTAGACGCGGGTGGCGTACGCCTTTGTCTGCAAGAGGCCAGGGACAAGCTGCGCTTCGTAGGTTCGCAGGCGAGCGGCTGCGGCTTCCAGCCCCACGTACAGCTCGAACCACTCAGGGATGGCGTCGCCATACGAGTGCCACCAGCCACGGCCCTTCGTCTCCTTGGCGAGGCCCATCAGTGCCTCGGTCAATTCTGGTGACGCTCTGTATATCTTGCACATCGCTTCGACGTCGAGCGAGCGCATCGAGGTGGCGCCCGTCTCGATGCGCCAGATCTTCGGGGTCGACCATTCCAGCGACTCGGCTGCCGCCTTGATCGTCATGCGGGCTTCCTCGCGAAGCTGCCGCAGGTACCGACCGAGCTGGCGCCTCGGGACTGTTGAGCCGGTATCTGTCGTCACTGACCTATCCCTCTCCGTGACTACATACCGGGCGATGCCTGCGCTCGGTATGTAACACCTGTCGGCCACGCTTAGCAAACGAATCTATCAATATGAAATACCCCAATACGTTTCATTCAAAGTGAAATATTGCACTATCCACGCCTGTCGGGGAATCTGGCACCGGGTGTGGCGGCCGGATGACCGTGCGTGGCCCGGTCGCCATGCTCCCTAT
Above is a window of Verrucosispora sp. NA02020 DNA encoding:
- a CDS encoding ABC transporter permease, whose product is MTVTRSEPVQGEAGATGPEQPAARRRRSRSLVRRYPTLIVSPLIALVALTAWVSAIEIFGVEPLILPPPLDVLDELWIMLTGTELYRNLLVTVSEFGIGFVLGSVSAIIVAAVLVRIPPLEKGFSPYIIAFQNFPKIAIAPMLVTWFGFGMAPKIALATVLAFFPVFVNVIVGLKSSTREQRDLMRMLQASEWQTFRMLRVKVALPYIFAGLRVAAVFSLLGAITGEFISSSQGLGYMLLQRNAQLHVDGVFALLVVMAAIGLAVHGILALLNRKIIFWEDHDQAKRPAQEESV
- a CDS encoding acyl-CoA dehydrogenase family protein, coding for MRRTLFAPEHEEFRHLVRKVIEREVSPYHQQWCEDGIVPRDLFRTLGAVGVMGFSVPEEYGGAGTVDYRYNVVIQEETARAVVTLGGLRTHLDIVLPYLLAFADEGQRERWFPGLASGDLYTAIAMSEPGVGSDLAGISTVAVRDGDHYVVDGAKTFITGGELADLVVVVVRTGREPDDRRAGLSLLVVEKGTPGFTVGRRLHKIGLATQDTVELAFDGARVPVANRLGPEGAGFTALTHNLAQERLAIAVGAVAQATTAHEHTIRYVRERTVFGRPLGHFQNTKFELAAMAAELEAGQALLDTAVRAHLDGELTPADAAKTKLFCTEMQGRVVDRCLQLHGGYGYVTEYPIARMYADARVTRIYGGTSEVLKSIISKSLEL
- a CDS encoding gamma carbonic anhydrase family protein; protein product: MPIYALGDLVPDIDPSAYVHPDAVVIGRVRLGADTSVWPGAVLRGDGNEIVIGAGTNVQDGTVVHASERHATRVGERCVIGHLAHLEGCVVEDDALVGSQAVVLADAVVGAGALVGAAALVPPRFVVPPRTMALGVPVSIRDTPPDADVLRINAARYVESARRYRTSLRRID
- a CDS encoding CaiB/BaiF CoA-transferase family protein, whose protein sequence is MQQQIPALDGVRVVELGQLIAGPFCGQLMADFGADVVKVEQPDQGDPMRHWGHSKNGRSLSWSVIARGKRSVTADLKSADGRAFVLALVAQADVLVENFRPGTLERYGLGWDELSAANPRLILIRVSGFGQTGPYATRAGYGSIGEAMGGLRHLVGDPDRPPSRTGLSIGDMLAGMHAAYGALLALYARQRTGAGQVVDVSIYESVLAMTEALVADYAIAGVTRQRSGAVLPGIAPSNVYPTSDGDFVLVAANQDTVFRRLAAAMGRPDLATSPEYATHAARGVRQRELDDLIAGWTVHHRADEILAVLEQHGVPAGRVYTARDMLDDPQFQARESIVRVPDPDLGPIPMQNVAPRLSATPGTIRWPGPALGAHDAEVRAALLPGE
- a CDS encoding spermidine synthase; translation: MEATDDRLELVVDPARPTGRTLLAGGVEQSYVDLADPTYLHFEYVRRMAAVADLAAPAGDPLDVLHLGGGALTLPRYVGATRPGSAQVVVERDPAVVDLVTRDLPLRQPGVEIRVDDAREAVTEAPADAYDLVFADIYRAARMPPHVATVAFAAEVARTLRPGGVYLVNVTDLPPLVLARVQAATLRAVFADVCVVADRRMLRGRRYGNLVLAAARSPGRLPVARLTQRARRDPVPGDVLHGPTLDVFVGGARPRTDDAGH
- a CDS encoding helix-turn-helix transcriptional regulator translates to MPASLVAPGPDLDSAFAALGDPVRRALVARLAQGDATVGELAAPFAMTPQAISHHVGVLRRCGLVEQRREGTKRPCRLRVDHLSQLSTWIDDQRRIWDDRLDVLAQHLADDGAPR
- a CDS encoding SRPBCC domain-containing protein; this translates as MTARAELHGDELIARRRLPAAPERVWVAFTSPSGIAAFWGGTHATVPPESVTVDLRPGGEFALDTRGPNGATRRLRFVYVSVDAPHRLVFDESTTGLRTTVTVHPADGGADLTVHQRRLPPELRTAQAADGLASILDALATHLHHSDITPGRSTR
- a CDS encoding nuclear transport factor 2 family protein, translated to MTQQTQRHLVAEYFEGFRTSDHRRILATLSDDVEWVIHGHRTTHGKTAFDGEIENPGFTGSPELDVQRVYEDGPVVVATGEGRGTSVDHGPFRFAFNDLFTFHDGFIARVDSYVVPLS
- a CDS encoding DUF397 domain-containing protein — protein: MTALRWKKSTRSNGGGNCVEVATPSQIVMVRDSKDRQGSTLSFTADQWTDFVQGIKASRFDA